A part of Flavobacteriaceae bacterium GSB9 genomic DNA contains:
- the dxs gene encoding 1-deoxy-D-xylulose-5-phosphate synthase — MQKSFLSHINTPADLRLLKTKDLPQLAKELREFIINIVATKEGHLGASLGVVELTIALHYVFNTPDDQLIWDVGHQAYGHKILTGRKDIFHTNRQLGGISGFPKRAESIYDSFGVGHASTSISAALGMAIASKIKGDTEKQHVAVIGDASIAGGMAFEGLNHAGVTDANLLVILNDNAIGIDPSVGALKQYLTNVKKGTQKRNNIIKALNFDYSGPIDGHDIEAIITELKRLKKKKGPKFLHIITTKGKGLKQAEADQVKYHAPGKFDAKTGDLISKPKVTQPPKYQDVFGHTIVELAKHNKNIVGITPAMPTGSSLKFMMAEMPERAFDVGIAEQHAVTLAAGMATQGLIPFCNIYSTFLQRGYDQIIHDVALQKLPVIFCLDRAGLVGADGATHHGVFDLSYLRCIPNLIIFAPRNEVELRNIMYTAQLGLNSPIAIRYPRGRGTTIDWQQPFKTIEIGKGVRLKHGKNLAVLSIGNMAKNVSDASKNLDISHYDMRFAKPLDETLLHHIFITHNTIITVEDNAFIGGFGSAILEFAATNNYQNTIKTLGIPDEFIEHGSVEELQKYVALDAEHLKNYFNTILK; from the coding sequence GTGCAGAAATCATTTTTAAGCCATATAAACACGCCCGCAGATTTGCGTCTTTTAAAAACTAAAGACCTTCCTCAACTTGCAAAAGAACTGCGCGAATTCATCATAAATATTGTAGCCACCAAGGAAGGCCATTTGGGGGCCAGTTTAGGTGTGGTGGAATTAACCATTGCCTTACATTACGTATTCAACACACCCGATGACCAACTCATTTGGGATGTAGGCCATCAAGCCTATGGGCACAAAATTTTAACAGGCAGAAAAGACATTTTCCACACCAACAGACAATTAGGCGGTATTAGCGGATTTCCGAAACGCGCCGAAAGTATTTACGACAGTTTTGGAGTTGGGCACGCTTCAACATCTATTTCGGCAGCATTGGGCATGGCCATTGCTTCTAAAATTAAAGGCGATACTGAAAAACAACATGTCGCTGTAATTGGCGATGCCAGTATCGCGGGCGGCATGGCCTTTGAGGGCCTAAACCACGCTGGCGTTACCGATGCCAATTTATTGGTCATTTTAAACGATAATGCTATTGGTATCGACCCTAGCGTTGGCGCCCTAAAACAATATTTAACTAACGTAAAAAAGGGTACGCAAAAACGAAATAACATTATTAAAGCCCTAAATTTTGATTATTCAGGTCCCATTGACGGCCATGATATAGAAGCTATAATCACAGAACTAAAACGGCTAAAAAAGAAAAAAGGCCCAAAGTTTTTACATATCATTACAACAAAAGGAAAAGGTTTAAAGCAAGCCGAAGCCGACCAGGTAAAATACCACGCTCCAGGCAAGTTTGATGCAAAAACGGGAGATTTAATAAGTAAGCCAAAGGTTACACAACCTCCCAAATATCAAGATGTTTTTGGGCACACCATTGTTGAACTTGCCAAACATAATAAAAATATTGTAGGCATTACACCAGCAATGCCCACGGGCAGTTCACTTAAATTCATGATGGCTGAAATGCCAGAACGTGCTTTTGATGTTGGCATTGCTGAACAGCACGCCGTCACCTTAGCCGCTGGGATGGCTACCCAAGGGCTTATTCCATTTTGTAATATCTATTCCACATTTTTACAACGGGGTTACGACCAAATTATACACGATGTGGCACTACAAAAACTACCTGTTATTTTTTGTTTGGATCGCGCTGGTTTAGTTGGAGCCGATGGCGCTACCCACCATGGGGTTTTTGATTTGAGTTATTTACGCTGCATACCCAACCTTATTATTTTTGCACCACGCAATGAGGTTGAACTCAGAAACATCATGTATACAGCACAATTAGGGTTAAACAGCCCAATTGCCATTCGGTATCCACGAGGGAGAGGTACAACCATCGATTGGCAGCAACCATTTAAAACAATTGAAATTGGAAAAGGAGTCCGATTAAAACATGGTAAAAATCTAGCCGTTTTAAGCATTGGAAACATGGCCAAAAATGTAAGTGATGCTTCTAAAAATTTAGATATTTCACATTACGACATGCGTTTTGCAAAACCTTTGGACGAAACATTGCTGCACCATATCTTTATAACTCACAATACTATTATTACCGTTGAAGACAATGCCTTTATTGGTGGTTTTGGAA
- a CDS encoding T9SS-dependent M36 family metallopeptidase: MNKNYRVLALMVFSFFALQTVVGQELLKTSKHAPKISEYLSKNKTKYNLSSSDLENIQLNREVYSASTGITHSYLNQAYKGVKIHNAISTVGIKNNQVFHFANKFKSGISKKINVESPALNRVQAIQKAATHFNLGNVGSIKLLDSKNGKDIYSKGDISQENIPVEQVYYQMPDGELRLSWNLSIYTVDSQHWWSVRVDAVTGEILDTNDWVTRCKFNGDHAGHGVNNLKNKESKTSNLFKTSEATMFVDGAQYNVFPLPIESPSHGAVQLVTNPADATASPFGWHDTDGNAGPEYTITRGNNVWAQEDRDGANDEGYSPDGTAALDFNFSLNINQEPIGYQDVAITNLFYTSNMMHDIFYHYGFDEASGNFQENNYGKGGAEGDVVLADAQDAIEHPTEPQTDNANFATPPDGSSPRMQMYLWNNFSIPPLTINNGTLAGGYAAALPSTTEGDDGIGNITGPSTVPVTGDLVVVDDGTGAPEEGCNALVNGAEVNGKIAVIRRGSCNFTVKIQNAQDAGAIAVIVANHNNPTNDPDYGEYVSMYGVTDPAFTIPSIFINFDNGDAIINAIQGGETLNATIVVAPRLDSSFDNGVIVHEYGHGISNRLTGGADTSDCLSTNFQMGEGWSDFFTFILTMKASDDGVTGKGIATYVNGEGINGQGIRLRKYSTDMSVNEYTFEATNDNTILGEDEDGDPIILNRLVHYNGTIWATMLWDLTWAYIDKYGFDPDLKNGTGGNNRVMQVVMEGLKLQGCNPEFIEGRDAILAADTAITGGEDQCLIWEVFARRGLGVDASEGIPFKFEDQVNGFATPDPSDPSLANCTTLSANIFTVKDFKIYPNPANDRITIKSGKNLGSVSINLVDINGRPVLTKQADLLGEVELNTSAIQSGLYILNIKGEHLNTNQKIIIE; this comes from the coding sequence ATGAACAAAAATTACAGAGTTTTGGCCTTAATGGTCTTTTCTTTTTTTGCCCTGCAGACAGTCGTGGGGCAGGAACTGTTGAAAACTTCAAAACATGCCCCAAAAATTTCAGAATATTTATCTAAAAATAAAACAAAGTATAACCTTTCAAGTTCAGATTTAGAAAATATACAGCTAAACAGAGAGGTGTATTCTGCTTCCACAGGAATTACACACAGTTATTTAAACCAAGCCTATAAGGGCGTTAAAATACATAATGCCATTTCAACGGTAGGCATTAAAAACAATCAAGTATTTCATTTTGCCAATAAGTTTAAGAGTGGTATCAGTAAAAAAATAAATGTTGAATCACCTGCGTTGAACAGGGTTCAAGCCATTCAAAAAGCAGCAACACATTTTAATCTGGGTAATGTAGGTAGTATTAAGTTGCTTGACTCTAAAAATGGTAAGGATATTTATTCGAAAGGTGACATTTCACAAGAAAATATACCTGTAGAACAAGTGTATTATCAGATGCCCGATGGCGAGTTAAGATTATCGTGGAACTTAAGTATTTACACCGTAGATAGCCAACACTGGTGGAGTGTTAGGGTTGATGCTGTAACAGGAGAAATTTTAGATACGAATGATTGGGTGACACGTTGTAAATTCAACGGGGATCATGCTGGGCATGGAGTTAATAACCTTAAAAACAAAGAAAGTAAAACTTCAAATTTGTTTAAAACATCTGAAGCTACAATGTTTGTAGATGGCGCACAATATAACGTATTCCCACTTCCAATAGAAAGTCCTAGTCACGGTGCCGTTCAATTAGTTACCAATCCAGCAGATGCCACCGCATCACCTTTTGGTTGGCACGATACCGATGGTAATGCAGGGCCAGAATATACTATTACCCGCGGGAATAATGTATGGGCACAAGAAGATAGAGATGGGGCAAACGATGAAGGCTATTCGCCTGATGGAACCGCAGCATTAGATTTTAACTTTTCGCTAAATATTAATCAAGAACCAATAGGGTATCAAGATGTAGCAATTACAAACTTGTTCTATACAAGTAATATGATGCATGATATTTTTTACCATTATGGATTTGATGAAGCTAGTGGAAACTTTCAGGAGAACAATTACGGTAAAGGAGGAGCTGAAGGCGATGTTGTATTGGCAGATGCCCAAGATGCTATTGAACACCCCACCGAGCCCCAAACCGATAATGCTAATTTTGCAACCCCACCAGATGGCAGTAGTCCCAGAATGCAAATGTATTTATGGAATAACTTTTCAATACCGCCTTTAACAATTAATAATGGCACATTAGCCGGGGGGTATGCTGCCGCTTTGCCATCTACAACAGAGGGTGATGATGGTATTGGTAATATTACAGGGCCTTCAACAGTTCCGGTTACAGGTGATTTGGTTGTTGTTGATGATGGTACGGGTGCTCCAGAAGAAGGTTGTAACGCACTTGTAAATGGAGCTGAAGTAAATGGGAAAATAGCCGTGATTAGAAGGGGGAGTTGTAACTTCACCGTTAAAATTCAAAATGCCCAAGATGCAGGAGCTATTGCGGTGATAGTAGCAAATCATAATAACCCGACAAACGATCCTGATTATGGTGAATATGTTAGTATGTATGGTGTTACCGATCCTGCGTTTACAATTCCTTCTATTTTTATTAATTTTGACAATGGAGACGCTATAATAAACGCCATTCAAGGCGGCGAAACCCTAAATGCAACTATTGTGGTTGCGCCACGATTAGATTCTAGTTTCGATAATGGTGTTATTGTTCATGAATATGGTCATGGAATATCAAATAGACTTACCGGAGGTGCTGATACTTCTGATTGTTTGTCAACTAATTTTCAAATGGGTGAAGGTTGGTCCGACTTTTTTACTTTTATTTTGACCATGAAGGCTTCTGATGATGGAGTTACAGGAAAAGGTATTGCAACTTATGTCAATGGAGAAGGTATAAATGGGCAAGGTATTAGGCTTCGAAAATATAGCACGGATATGTCCGTTAATGAATATACCTTTGAAGCGACTAATGATAATACAATTCTAGGAGAAGATGAGGATGGCGACCCTATAATTCTCAATCGTTTAGTGCATTACAATGGAACCATTTGGGCTACTATGCTATGGGATTTAACATGGGCTTATATAGATAAGTATGGTTTTGATCCCGATTTGAAAAATGGAACAGGGGGTAATAATAGAGTTATGCAAGTGGTTATGGAAGGATTAAAACTCCAAGGTTGTAACCCCGAGTTTATTGAAGGGCGTGATGCTATTTTAGCAGCCGATACCGCTATTACCGGAGGAGAAGACCAATGCTTAATTTGGGAGGTATTCGCCAGAAGAGGATTAGGTGTTGATGCCTCAGAAGGTATTCCGTTTAAATTTGAGGATCAAGTTAATGGTTTTGCAACACCTGACCCTAGCGATCCTTCATTGGCCAATTGTACTACCTTAAGTGCTAACATATTTACGGTTAAAGATTTTAAAATTTACCCTAATCCGGCGAACGATAGAATTACCATTAAATCTGGTAAAAATTTAGGTAGTGTATCCATTAACTTAGTCGATATAAATGGAAGACCAGTACTCACCAAACAAGCAGATTTGCTTGGTGAGGTTGAGTTGAACACCAGTGCAATACAGTCAGGACTTTATATCTTAAATATAAAAGGGGAACACCTAAACACTAACCAAAAGATAATTATCGAGTAA
- a CDS encoding nucleoside deaminase: MIEPFNDAYFMKKALQEAEAAFEKGEIPVGAVVVIENRIIARGHNLTETLNDVTAHAEMQAITAAANFLGGKYLQKCTLYVTLEPCQMCAGALYWSQISNIVYGARDLERGCINLNTKLHPRTSIKGGVLEEEAANLLKRFFIEKRNLN, encoded by the coding sequence ATGATAGAACCTTTCAATGATGCCTATTTTATGAAAAAAGCCTTGCAAGAGGCTGAAGCTGCTTTTGAAAAAGGCGAGATTCCTGTTGGAGCCGTAGTGGTTATTGAAAATAGAATTATTGCACGCGGCCATAATTTAACCGAAACCCTTAACGATGTTACGGCACATGCCGAAATGCAGGCTATTACTGCAGCAGCCAATTTTTTGGGAGGTAAGTACTTGCAAAAATGTACACTTTACGTTACATTAGAACCTTGCCAAATGTGCGCTGGTGCTTTGTATTGGAGTCAGATTTCAAATATTGTTTATGGTGCCAGGGATTTAGAGAGAGGTTGTATTAATCTCAATACTAAACTGCACCCTAGAACTAGTATTAAAGGTGGTGTGCTAGAGGAAGAAGCTGCAAATCTATTGAAGCGTTTTTTTATTGAAAAGCGAAACTTAAATTAG
- a CDS encoding signal peptidase complex subunit 1 family protein: MKYLLYILTIAVFTSIILGFVLDVTYSEKLVGFGVAGLFLVVFPLFSYYRWKDKDIKDYMINKENLDKMRESQRKNKH, translated from the coding sequence ATGAAATACCTATTGTATATATTAACCATTGCCGTATTTACAAGCATTATTTTAGGCTTTGTACTAGATGTTACCTATTCTGAAAAGTTAGTAGGTTTTGGTGTAGCCGGATTGTTTTTAGTGGTTTTCCCTTTATTTTCTTACTACCGATGGAAAGATAAAGACATAAAAGACTATATGATTAACAAAGAGAACTTAGACAAAATGCGAGAGAGTCAACGCAAAAATAAACACTAA
- a CDS encoding chloride channel protein, which yields MPTNSKVLLRKFLIWKYKHISERQFIYILSVLVGVLAGMGTVVLKNLTHFIRSLLEWDFLKNHQNTLYFIFPIIGLALVYIIKQTWLKKHIGHGISTTLYGLSKLNGILPRYNIYAALITAPLTAGFGGSVGLQGPAVSVGSALGSNTAQFFHMSTKTRLLLIGCASAGAMASMFKAPIAAIVFAVEIFSLDIAFTSLVPLLLASVAAVITSYLFLGTDVLLHVDIDDHFKFKDIPLYILLGIVTAIASVYFSKVFFAITNFFKQFESRAKRLLIGSLAIGTMLYFIPPLYGEGYNLMNNLLKGDHLAAIGSTPFQLDLDNIWVVIALLLGIAVFKAIAMTTTFGAGGVGGIFIPTLIMGSVLGNAFAKIVNNIGLNFSVPEANFTLLGMTGLMAGVLHAPLTAIFLIAEITSGHQLFVPLMLVAAISFAITKYYVSHSIYTMKLAERGELMTHDKDQNVLMVLDIDKVVETNFIILKPEMTLGHILNEAVAKSSRNHFPVVNDDNEFLGVIRLDDIRHMMFKADLYDKVSVSDLMHADAGIIDYNKDTMNDIMEKFKSTGAWNLPVTKQGKYYGYISKSKLLTAYRRQLIKFTK from the coding sequence ATGCCAACAAACTCCAAGGTTCTACTTCGAAAATTTTTAATCTGGAAATATAAACATATTTCCGAACGGCAGTTCATTTACATTCTTAGTGTTCTTGTTGGTGTTCTGGCTGGCATGGGTACCGTGGTACTGAAAAATTTAACGCACTTTATACGTTCATTATTGGAATGGGATTTCCTAAAAAACCACCAAAACACTTTGTATTTTATTTTTCCCATTATTGGGCTTGCCCTTGTTTACATCATTAAACAGACTTGGCTTAAAAAACATATCGGGCATGGTATTTCGACTACCTTATATGGTTTATCAAAACTAAACGGAATTTTACCTCGGTACAATATTTACGCCGCCTTGATTACAGCTCCTTTAACTGCTGGTTTTGGTGGTTCGGTTGGTCTACAAGGGCCTGCTGTTAGCGTTGGGTCCGCATTAGGATCAAATACAGCGCAGTTTTTTCACATGAGCACAAAAACAAGATTGCTACTAATTGGCTGTGCTTCGGCAGGTGCCATGGCGTCTATGTTTAAAGCTCCTATTGCAGCTATCGTTTTTGCTGTAGAAATTTTTAGCTTAGACATTGCGTTTACCTCATTAGTGCCTTTACTTTTAGCATCTGTTGCTGCTGTAATCACCTCTTATTTATTTTTAGGAACCGATGTTTTGCTTCATGTTGATATTGATGACCATTTTAAATTTAAAGATATCCCTCTGTACATTCTTTTAGGTATTGTAACAGCTATAGCCTCGGTGTATTTTTCAAAAGTCTTTTTTGCCATAACAAACTTTTTCAAACAATTTGAAAGTCGGGCAAAACGTTTATTAATAGGCAGTTTGGCTATTGGCACTATGCTTTATTTTATTCCGCCGCTATATGGTGAGGGGTACAACCTAATGAACAATTTATTAAAAGGCGACCATCTAGCAGCCATTGGATCAACACCCTTTCAATTGGACCTCGATAATATATGGGTCGTTATTGCCCTACTTTTGGGCATAGCTGTGTTTAAAGCCATTGCCATGACAACCACTTTTGGTGCCGGTGGTGTTGGAGGTATTTTTATTCCAACCCTCATAATGGGAAGCGTTTTGGGTAATGCTTTTGCAAAAATTGTAAATAATATTGGTTTAAATTTTTCAGTTCCCGAAGCGAACTTTACACTTTTAGGCATGACAGGCCTTATGGCTGGTGTTTTACACGCGCCCTTAACTGCCATTTTCCTCATTGCTGAAATCACAAGTGGGCACCAGCTCTTTGTTCCCCTTATGTTGGTAGCTGCTATTTCGTTTGCCATCACAAAATACTATGTATCACACTCTATTTATACTATGAAATTGGCCGAACGTGGTGAACTTATGACACACGATAAAGATCAAAACGTTCTTATGGTTTTAGACATAGATAAGGTTGTTGAAACCAATTTTATCATCTTAAAACCTGAAATGACCCTGGGTCATATCTTGAATGAAGCTGTCGCAAAATCATCGCGAAACCATTTCCCCGTAGTGAATGACGACAATGAGTTTTTAGGGGTTATAAGACTTGACGACATCAGACATATGATGTTTAAAGCCGATTTGTACGACAAAGTGAGTGTTTCTGATTTAATGCATGCTGATGCTGGGATTATTGACTACAACAAAGACACCATGAATGATATTATGGAGAAATTTAAATCTACCGGCGCTTGGAATTTACCAGTAACGAAACAGGGTAAATACTACGGCTATATTTCAAAATCTAAATTATTAACGGCCTACCGACGCCAACTTATAAAATTTACCAAGTAA
- a CDS encoding chloride channel protein: MPTKTILKRVLIWRAKHISNKQFVYILSVIIGFTAGLGAVVLKNLTHFIQHLLEGKLITYYHHAFYFAFPVIGLSLVYLIMKYVIRQKVSHGIPSTLYAISKRKGIMKRFQMYGSILTAPLTVGFGGSVGLEGPTVATGAALGSNISRMFHMNQTTRNLLIGCAAAGAMSSIFKAPIAALIFAIEVFSLDLTFASLLPLLFASLSAILTSHFFFGDDIILPFRIEDKFLLSDAPFYIVLGVVAAFISIYFTEVYDRIHGFFDKLESPIKRLIVGGLGIGLLVFLIPPLYGEGFDIINDLIIGKPEKALHNNLFHLDLTNIWIVILLLAGLLFSKVIASCFTFGAGGVGGIFAPVLFMGSIMGNCIAKIINNCGLFNNSISESNFTLVGMAGLLAGVLHAPLTAIFLIAELTGGYELFIPLMLTATISFAITKYYKPHSVYNMELGRKGELITHDKDHAVLTLMDIEKVIETNFVTINLEMTLEQIIQKAVIKSNRNIYPVINKDTHQLQGIILLDDLRPIMFDQSLYKKLTATDLMQRPPKIIDLDKDKMTQIMRKFQDSSAWNLPVIKNGAYYGFISKSKLLTAYRRQLITLQGES, encoded by the coding sequence ATGCCAACAAAAACCATATTAAAACGTGTTTTAATTTGGAGAGCCAAACACATTTCCAATAAACAGTTTGTTTATATTTTAAGTGTGATTATTGGCTTTACGGCTGGTCTTGGTGCCGTTGTTTTAAAAAACTTAACGCACTTTATTCAGCATTTATTAGAAGGCAAATTGATTACCTATTACCACCACGCGTTTTATTTTGCCTTCCCTGTTATAGGACTCAGTTTGGTTTATCTCATAATGAAATATGTTATTAGGCAAAAAGTTAGCCACGGTATTCCTTCAACGCTATATGCCATTTCTAAACGTAAAGGGATTATGAAACGTTTTCAAATGTATGGCTCCATTCTTACTGCTCCTTTAACCGTCGGCTTTGGGGGATCTGTTGGTTTAGAGGGGCCTACGGTTGCTACTGGTGCTGCGCTTGGGTCAAATATTTCCAGAATGTTTCACATGAACCAAACTACGAGAAACCTACTCATTGGTTGTGCTGCTGCAGGAGCCATGAGCTCTATTTTTAAAGCACCGATAGCCGCATTGATTTTTGCTATTGAAGTTTTTAGTTTGGATCTTACCTTTGCGTCATTGCTCCCGTTATTGTTCGCTTCACTTTCTGCTATTTTAACCTCGCATTTTTTCTTTGGAGACGACATTATTTTGCCTTTTAGAATTGAAGATAAATTCCTTTTATCCGATGCGCCTTTTTATATTGTTTTAGGTGTTGTTGCCGCTTTTATATCCATTTACTTTACCGAAGTTTATGACAGGATTCATGGCTTTTTTGATAAACTTGAATCACCTATAAAACGATTAATTGTTGGTGGCTTGGGTATTGGTTTGCTTGTTTTTTTAATTCCGCCACTGTACGGTGAAGGATTCGATATCATCAACGACCTCATCATTGGAAAACCCGAAAAAGCCTTACACAATAACCTTTTTCACCTTGATTTAACCAATATATGGATTGTTATTTTGCTATTGGCAGGACTCCTATTTTCAAAAGTAATAGCGAGTTGTTTTACATTTGGAGCCGGTGGTGTTGGCGGTATTTTTGCGCCTGTATTGTTTATGGGAAGTATTATGGGCAATTGTATTGCCAAAATAATCAATAATTGTGGGCTGTTTAACAATTCTATTTCCGAAAGTAATTTTACCTTAGTAGGCATGGCTGGCCTATTGGCTGGTGTTTTACATGCACCCCTAACCGCTATTTTCTTGATTGCCGAACTTACTGGAGGTTACGAGCTCTTTATTCCGCTGATGCTTACCGCAACCATTTCTTTTGCCATAACAAAATACTATAAGCCGCATTCGGTTTATAACATGGAGCTGGGCAGAAAAGGCGAATTGATAACGCACGATAAAGACCATGCGGTTTTAACCTTAATGGATATCGAAAAAGTTATTGAAACCAATTTTGTAACTATCAACCTAGAAATGACTCTTGAGCAAATTATCCAAAAAGCAGTTATAAAATCGAACAGAAACATTTACCCAGTTATAAATAAAGATACGCATCAATTGCAAGGCATTATTCTTCTAGACGATTTGCGCCCTATTATGTTCGACCAATCGCTCTACAAAAAATTAACGGCAACAGATTTAATGCAACGCCCTCCTAAGATTATTGATTTAGACAAAGACAAAATGACTCAAATCATGCGAAAATTTCAAGACAGTAGCGCTTGGAATTTACCTGTTATAAAAAATGGCGCTTATTACGGTTTTATTTCAAAATCAAAACTCTTAACCGCTTACCGTAGACAGTTGATAACTTTGCAGGGGGAATCATAA
- the aspS gene encoding aspartate--tRNA ligase → MYRSHNCGELSSTDINKEVTLAGWVQKIRDKGFIVWVDLRDRYGITQLVFDEERTPKDMMEQAQHLGREFVIQVKGTVIERASKNPNIPTGDIELLVSELNILNEAKLPPFTIEDKTDGGEDIRMKYRYLDIRRNPVKNSLIFRHKVTQEVRNYLSKEGFIEVETPYLIKSTPEGARDFVVPSRMNEGQFYALPQSPQTFKQLLMVGGMDKYFQIVKCFRDEDLRADRQPEFTQIDCEMAFIEQEDILIAFEGLTRHLLKNINGVEIKKFPRMLYDDAIRLYGNDKPDIRFGMEFGELNEVAQHKDFKVFNTAELVVGIAVPGGNSYTRKEIDKLIDWVKRPQVGALGMVYCRCNDDGTYKSSVDKFYDQDDLAKWAEATEAKPGDLICVLSGDKNKVRTQLSALRMELAERLGLRKADEFAPLWVMDFPLLEWDEDTERYHAMHHPFTAPKPGQIELLKTDPGAVKANAYDLVLNGNEIGGGSIRIHDKETQSLMFDYLGFTPEEAKAQFGFLMDAFQYGAPPHGGLAFGLDRLVAILGGQETIRDFIAFPKNNAGRDVMIDAPAPIHDEQLKELSLKLSLEE, encoded by the coding sequence ATGTACCGAAGTCATAATTGCGGTGAATTATCATCGACCGATATAAATAAAGAAGTTACTCTGGCCGGATGGGTTCAGAAGATTAGAGATAAAGGATTTATTGTTTGGGTAGATTTACGCGACCGATATGGAATTACCCAATTAGTGTTTGATGAAGAACGCACCCCGAAAGACATGATGGAACAAGCACAGCACTTGGGTCGGGAGTTCGTTATTCAAGTTAAAGGAACCGTTATTGAGCGTGCCTCGAAAAACCCAAATATTCCTACCGGCGACATAGAATTGTTGGTTTCTGAATTAAATATTCTAAACGAAGCCAAATTACCACCATTTACCATTGAAGATAAAACCGATGGCGGTGAAGATATCCGTATGAAATACCGCTATTTGGATATCCGCCGAAACCCGGTGAAAAATAGTTTGATTTTTAGACATAAGGTAACTCAAGAGGTTAGAAATTACCTTTCTAAAGAAGGCTTTATTGAAGTAGAAACACCTTATTTGATAAAATCGACACCTGAAGGCGCTCGCGATTTTGTCGTGCCAAGCCGAATGAACGAAGGCCAATTTTACGCCCTTCCACAATCGCCTCAAACCTTTAAGCAGTTGCTTATGGTGGGCGGTATGGATAAGTATTTCCAAATTGTAAAATGCTTTAGGGATGAAGATCTTCGTGCGGATAGACAGCCCGAGTTTACACAAATAGACTGCGAAATGGCCTTTATTGAGCAAGAGGATATTTTAATTGCTTTTGAAGGTTTAACAAGGCACCTGTTAAAGAACATAAATGGTGTAGAGATTAAAAAATTTCCAAGAATGCTTTATGATGACGCCATTCGCCTTTACGGAAATGACAAGCCTGATATTCGATTTGGCATGGAATTTGGCGAATTAAACGAAGTGGCACAACACAAAGATTTTAAGGTTTTTAATACTGCTGAATTGGTAGTTGGAATTGCCGTACCTGGTGGAAATAGTTATACCCGAAAAGAAATCGACAAGTTGATTGATTGGGTAAAACGCCCACAAGTTGGCGCATTGGGCATGGTGTATTGCCGATGCAATGACGACGGGACTTATAAATCATCAGTTGATAAATTTTATGACCAAGACGACTTGGCAAAATGGGCAGAAGCCACCGAAGCCAAGCCTGGCGACTTAATTTGTGTGCTTTCGGGTGACAAAAACAAAGTTAGAACTCAACTCAGTGCCTTACGTATGGAATTAGCCGAGCGTTTAGGCTTACGAAAAGCCGATGAATTCGCACCGCTTTGGGTCATGGACTTTCCGCTTTTAGAATGGGATGAAGACACCGAGCGCTACCACGCCATGCACCACCCTTTTACCGCACCTAAACCAGGGCAAATTGAATTGTTGAAAACCGACCCTGGAGCCGTAAAGGCCAATGCCTATGATTTAGTTTTAAACGGTAACGAAATTGGAGGGGGTTCAATAAGAATACACGATAAAGAAACCCAATCGTTAATGTTCGATTATTTAGGGTTTACACCCGAAGAGGCCAAAGCGCAATTTGGTTTCTTAATGGATGCCTTTCAATACGGTGCACCGCCACACGGCGGCTTGGCATTTGGATTGGATAGATTAGTAGCCATATTGGGCGGACAGGAAACCATACGCGATTTTATTGCATTCCCAAAAAATAATGCAGGACGCGACGTGATGATTGATGCCCCTGCGCCTATTCACGATGAACAATTAAAAGAATTAAGCTTAAAACTAAGCCTAGAAGAATAA